Proteins from one Hymenobacter gelipurpurascens genomic window:
- a CDS encoding carboxypeptidase-like regulatory domain-containing protein, translating to MRALYPYACASMLTLLSLSAQAQRLSGKVVDAETGLPVPYASVSVLHSRVGTTSNAEGEFELRQAVLPGKLVVSELSHRTDTVAVASASAVLQVRLKPTAVVLPEVKMGSYTAELIKKAYRQLERTNAQQAYSAAFYRQVTRLDNEPTEIQEMIWHAKSGNTGLAGTAMAQGRYAKKKTVLNFKNFSLYTKKNQISLFKSDTALLKTLLGPNPTELNTLRLLGVTQDGTHQLVEIGFAKKAAPNTEYGSLLIDETTLQVLRYRTVTQALNVRINNPAFKLTNQATTLEWVFRPTPTGGAALLDHIKVDYQATLHRPLRSDMKVQASSFTLLYDGQTKAPADVTYAAAQSGESDLQVIEAMAYNAAFWQNNSAVKRTPLEEAIIKAFEQKGAFGTMLTP from the coding sequence ATGAGAGCACTCTACCCCTACGCTTGCGCGAGTATGCTCACGCTGCTTAGCCTCTCCGCTCAGGCCCAACGGCTAAGCGGCAAGGTGGTAGATGCGGAAACAGGCCTACCGGTGCCCTACGCCAGCGTGTCGGTGCTCCATAGCCGGGTAGGTACTACCAGCAATGCTGAGGGCGAGTTCGAGCTCAGGCAGGCGGTATTACCGGGCAAGCTGGTGGTTTCGGAGCTAAGCCACCGGACCGATACGGTGGCGGTAGCAAGTGCTAGCGCGGTTCTGCAGGTTCGGCTGAAGCCAACGGCGGTGGTGCTTCCGGAGGTGAAGATGGGCAGCTACACGGCTGAGCTGATAAAGAAGGCATACCGCCAGCTAGAACGAACAAATGCGCAGCAAGCCTACAGCGCCGCCTTTTACCGGCAGGTTACACGCCTGGATAATGAGCCGACGGAGATTCAGGAAATGATCTGGCACGCCAAATCAGGCAATACTGGCCTAGCCGGCACGGCCATGGCGCAGGGCCGCTACGCCAAGAAAAAAACGGTGCTGAACTTCAAAAACTTCTCTCTTTACACCAAGAAGAACCAGATCAGCCTGTTCAAGTCCGATACGGCTTTACTGAAAACGCTGCTCGGCCCCAACCCAACGGAGCTGAATACGCTGCGCCTACTTGGCGTAACGCAGGACGGCACGCATCAGCTGGTGGAAATAGGTTTCGCCAAGAAAGCAGCCCCCAATACAGAATATGGAAGCTTGTTGATTGATGAAACCACTCTGCAGGTACTGCGCTACCGCACCGTAACGCAGGCGCTGAATGTAAGAATCAATAACCCAGCTTTTAAGCTCACCAACCAGGCCACTACTCTCGAATGGGTGTTTCGGCCAACCCCGACCGGCGGCGCGGCCTTGCTCGACCATATCAAGGTAGACTACCAAGCCACGCTCCACCGACCGCTAAGGTCCGACATGAAGGTACAGGCTTCGTCCTTCACGCTACTCTACGACGGCCAGACTAAGGCCCCCGCGGATGTAACGTATGCTGCAGCTCAATCAGGCGAGTCTGATTTGCAAGTTATTGAGGCTATGGCCTACAACGCTGCCTTCTGGCAGAATAACTCTGCCGTGAAGCGGACGCCTCTGGAAGAGGCCATCATTAAAGCATTTGAGCAGAAAGGCGCTTTTGGCACCATGCTCACTCCCTAA
- a CDS encoding TldD/PmbA family protein: MAILSKDESQAILKKVLSFSTADECEATLTGNTGGNVRSARNAISTSGGVDNVALAVEARFGKRSGVATCNEFDDATLRRCVQRAEEIARLAPESPEYMPLLGPQKYLESPKSFAKSTADITPAYRAEQVGASMKICDEKKLTSAAFLNDGAGFVAKRNNKGLEAYQQRSGLEFSITVRTPDGTGSGYATADYNDASKFDAALLTRIAADKASGSRNAKALEPGKYTVILEPAALVANTDASLMQALMGALDARNADEGRSFLSKKGGGNRKGEKLFDERVTIYSDPTNPEIADLTFSGDGRPLQKVTWIEKGVVKNLYSTRYWAQKNNIPDLARPGGWIMEGGTQSTADLIKGTARGILVTRLWYIRPVDPQTLLYTGLTRDGTFFIENGKIKHPVKNFRFNESPIIMLNNLEAIGKPVRVGGNLVPPLKIRDFTFTSLSDAV; encoded by the coding sequence ATGGCAATACTTTCCAAAGACGAATCCCAGGCCATCCTGAAGAAGGTCCTGAGCTTTAGCACCGCCGATGAGTGCGAGGCAACCCTTACCGGCAATACGGGCGGCAACGTGCGCTCGGCGCGCAATGCCATCAGCACCAGCGGCGGTGTTGATAACGTAGCCTTGGCCGTAGAAGCCCGCTTCGGCAAGCGCAGTGGCGTGGCCACCTGCAACGAGTTTGACGATGCTACCCTGCGCCGGTGCGTGCAGCGGGCCGAAGAAATTGCCCGCCTCGCCCCCGAAAGCCCTGAGTACATGCCCCTGCTCGGCCCCCAGAAATACCTGGAGTCGCCGAAGTCGTTTGCCAAGAGCACGGCCGACATCACGCCCGCATACCGCGCGGAGCAGGTAGGTGCCAGCATGAAAATCTGCGACGAAAAGAAGCTCACATCAGCTGCCTTCCTTAACGACGGGGCTGGGTTTGTGGCCAAGCGCAACAACAAAGGCCTAGAGGCTTACCAGCAGCGCAGTGGCCTAGAGTTCAGCATCACGGTGCGCACGCCCGATGGCACTGGCTCCGGCTATGCTACCGCCGACTACAACGATGCCAGCAAGTTCGACGCAGCCCTGCTGACGCGCATTGCCGCCGATAAAGCCTCCGGCTCGCGCAATGCCAAGGCCCTGGAGCCCGGTAAATACACCGTCATTCTGGAGCCGGCCGCCCTGGTTGCCAATACCGATGCCTCGCTGATGCAGGCCCTGATGGGTGCACTGGACGCCCGCAACGCCGACGAAGGCCGTTCCTTCCTGAGCAAAAAAGGTGGTGGAAACCGCAAAGGCGAAAAGCTCTTTGATGAGCGTGTAACTATCTACTCTGACCCCACCAACCCAGAAATTGCTGACCTCACCTTCTCCGGCGACGGCCGGCCTTTGCAGAAGGTAACCTGGATTGAGAAAGGCGTAGTAAAGAACCTGTACTCTACGCGCTACTGGGCCCAGAAAAACAATATTCCGGACTTGGCGCGCCCCGGTGGCTGGATTATGGAAGGCGGCACCCAAAGCACCGCCGACCTCATCAAAGGCACGGCCCGCGGTATTCTGGTTACGCGCCTGTGGTACATTCGTCCCGTTGACCCCCAGACGCTGCTCTACACCGGCCTGACCCGCGACGGAACGTTCTTCATCGAAAACGGCAAAATCAAGCATCCCGTGAAGAACTTCCGCTTCAACGAGTCGCCGATTATTATGCTCAACAACCTGGAAGCCATCGGTAAGCCGGTGCGGGTAGGTGGCAACCTGGTGCCCCCGCTCAAAATCCGGGACTTCACCTTTACCAGCCTCTCCGACGCGGTGTAG
- a CDS encoding TldD/PmbA family protein — protein MKRRDFVGLTGLATGALWLPSLPGFAESTPVDPARLLETVDAALNKRMADAALNAAKSAGATYADVRIGRYLNQSIFTREKQVQNIASGESYGAGVRVIANGTWGFAATNIVTEAGLAKASQLAVEIAKANSKVQKQPVQLAPQKGYGEVSWKTPIQRNAFEVPVKEKVELLLAANAKAMDNGANFVNSSLFQINEQKYFASTDGSYIDQDVHRIWPTFSVTAIDKASGKFRSRDALSSPMGLGYEYLTPKAEDKIAGPQGTGLIGYKQSYDILEDATLAAQQAKAKLTAKSVTAGKYDLVLDPNHLGLTIHESVGHPLELDRVLGYEANYAGTSFATLEWKAKNIPYGSKYVNIVADKLQPGSLGAVGYDDEGVKTKEWDLIKEGKLVDYQKIRDQAAIVGQKESDGCCYADSWSTVQFQRMPNVSLKPSATKMSVDEMIKGVDKGIYIAGRGSFSIDQQRYNFQFGGTVFYAIEKGKIAGQLEDVAYQANTQEFWNSCAGSCDQSDYRLFGSFFDGKGQPSQVSAVSHGSATTRFNAVNVINTARKIS, from the coding sequence TTGAAACGACGCGACTTCGTGGGCCTCACTGGCCTGGCGACCGGGGCGCTGTGGCTGCCTTCTCTTCCAGGCTTCGCCGAATCTACGCCCGTAGATCCGGCCCGCCTGCTCGAAACGGTAGACGCTGCCCTGAATAAACGGATGGCCGATGCGGCCTTGAATGCGGCAAAATCGGCCGGCGCCACCTACGCCGACGTTCGGATCGGACGCTACCTCAACCAAAGCATTTTCACCCGCGAAAAGCAGGTGCAAAACATTGCCAGTGGGGAAAGCTACGGCGCCGGTGTGCGGGTTATTGCCAACGGCACTTGGGGCTTTGCGGCTACCAATATTGTAACCGAAGCCGGCCTAGCCAAAGCTTCCCAGCTGGCTGTGGAAATTGCCAAGGCCAACTCCAAGGTGCAAAAGCAGCCCGTGCAGCTGGCACCCCAAAAGGGCTATGGTGAGGTATCCTGGAAAACGCCTATCCAGCGCAACGCCTTTGAGGTGCCGGTGAAAGAGAAGGTAGAGCTGCTGCTGGCGGCCAACGCCAAGGCCATGGACAACGGCGCCAACTTCGTCAATTCCAGCCTATTCCAGATCAACGAGCAGAAGTACTTTGCCTCTACCGACGGCTCCTACATCGATCAGGATGTGCACCGCATCTGGCCCACGTTCAGCGTAACGGCCATTGATAAGGCCTCGGGCAAGTTCCGCTCCCGCGATGCGCTCAGCTCCCCCATGGGCCTCGGCTACGAGTACCTGACGCCCAAAGCCGAAGACAAAATTGCCGGTCCGCAGGGCACAGGCCTCATCGGCTACAAGCAGAGCTACGATATTCTGGAAGATGCGACTCTGGCGGCGCAGCAGGCCAAAGCCAAGCTTACAGCCAAGAGTGTAACGGCGGGCAAATATGACTTAGTACTCGACCCGAACCACTTGGGCCTGACCATTCACGAATCGGTAGGCCACCCCTTGGAGCTGGACCGCGTGCTGGGCTACGAAGCCAACTATGCTGGCACCTCCTTCGCTACGCTGGAATGGAAAGCCAAGAACATTCCGTATGGCTCGAAGTACGTGAACATTGTGGCCGATAAGCTGCAGCCTGGCTCGCTGGGCGCAGTGGGTTACGACGACGAAGGCGTGAAAACCAAGGAGTGGGACCTCATCAAAGAAGGCAAGCTCGTGGATTACCAGAAGATTCGGGACCAGGCGGCCATCGTCGGGCAGAAAGAATCGGACGGATGCTGCTACGCCGACTCCTGGAGCACGGTGCAGTTCCAGCGCATGCCCAACGTGAGCCTAAAGCCTAGCGCCACCAAAATGAGCGTGGACGAAATGATTAAGGGCGTGGATAAGGGCATCTACATTGCTGGCCGCGGTTCCTTCTCTATTGACCAGCAGCGCTACAATTTCCAGTTCGGCGGTACCGTATTCTACGCCATCGAGAAAGGCAAAATTGCCGGTCAGCTGGAAGATGTGGCCTACCAGGCGAATACACAGGAATTCTGGAACAGCTGCGCCGGTAGCTGCGACCAGTCGGACTACCGCTTGTTCGGCTCCTTCTTCGACGGCAAGGGCCAGCCTTCGCAGGTTTCGGCCGTGAGCCACGGCTCGGCCACCACGCGCTTCAACGCCGTGAACGTCATCAACACCGCCCGCAAGATTAGCTAA
- a CDS encoding 5-methylcytosine restriction system specificity protein McrC, whose protein sequence is MIPIQNLYYLLCYAWNRLPEREELLATDAAAFHRPLELLAHVLLTGTRRLLRQGLGMAYSTHEEELTEIRGRVQLAPTVARNLLRRGRAVCEFDELGPDTPFNQLLLGTLGHLSRSRSLPTTLRQEIRLAVRRFPAAISARPLTSENLRAVRRLRPTGASGFLLNVCELIYHSALPAPNAEGPARFRDFRRDEVLMARLFEQFVRNFYRLEQRRFRVLSETIAWQAEAADEAAIGLLPAMITDTTLEASDRKIILDTKYYAAALRTRYDQQKLISPHLYQLYAYLQNQPTLPGQQLEGILLYPAAAQTTDLRYTLLGHPVRVVTINLEQPWEGIAQDLLQLVK, encoded by the coding sequence ATGATTCCCATTCAGAACCTCTATTATCTGCTATGCTACGCCTGGAATCGGCTGCCGGAACGTGAGGAGCTGCTGGCGACGGACGCCGCGGCGTTTCATCGGCCGCTGGAGTTGTTGGCGCATGTGCTGCTCACGGGTACGCGGCGCCTGTTGCGCCAGGGATTAGGAATGGCCTACAGCACCCATGAGGAGGAGCTGACGGAAATAAGGGGGCGAGTGCAATTGGCACCCACTGTGGCACGCAACCTGCTGCGCCGGGGCCGGGCCGTGTGTGAGTTTGATGAGCTAGGTCCCGATACGCCCTTCAACCAGCTGCTGCTGGGCACGCTAGGCCACCTCAGCCGCTCGCGCAGCTTGCCCACCACTTTGCGCCAGGAAATTCGTCTGGCTGTGCGGCGCTTTCCGGCCGCAATATCTGCTAGGCCACTCACCTCCGAAAACCTGCGTGCTGTTCGTCGGCTGCGCCCGACCGGAGCCAGCGGGTTTCTGCTGAATGTGTGCGAGCTGATTTACCATAGTGCGCTGCCCGCGCCAAACGCGGAAGGCCCTGCCCGTTTCCGCGACTTCCGGCGCGATGAGGTGCTGATGGCGCGGTTGTTTGAGCAGTTCGTGCGCAACTTCTACCGTCTGGAGCAGCGCCGGTTTCGGGTGCTGTCCGAAACCATTGCCTGGCAGGCCGAAGCCGCAGATGAAGCCGCCATAGGCCTGTTGCCGGCCATGATTACGGACACCACGCTAGAAGCCTCCGACCGCAAAATCATCCTCGACACCAAGTACTACGCTGCCGCGCTGCGCACCCGCTACGATCAGCAAAAGCTGATTTCGCCCCACCTCTACCAGCTCTACGCCTACCTGCAAAACCAGCCCACGCTTCCGGGCCAACAGTTGGAGGGCATTCTGCTGTATCCGGCCGCCGCGCAAACCACCGATCTGCGCTACACCTTGCTAGGCCACCCCGTCCGGGTCGTTACGATTAATCTGGAGCAGCCCTGGGAAGGTATTGCGCAGGATTTGCTGCAGTTGGTGAAGTAA
- a CDS encoding AAA family ATPase: protein MPAPPFDPTHLTRDHVLRALRQLDREGPRMPLSTVYDLVYKGRRYAPRTVARAAWRLALHEPEAVWPLAAGGPTNRVLEQLDFTIATKRPTLENSALDGDVAAQEAMQELYAPQSTKAPTGPDKAATAAAAETLAQEPALAYELPAPVPYSREQALQELFITEDKLNAVLAALNRRRNVVLQGPPGTGKTFLARRLAWLQLGQTDARRVELVQFHPSYSYEDFVQGFRPNAHGTFQLQEGILLDFCRRAAQEPERPYFLLIDELNRGNLSRIFGELLLLLEADKRGPEHAVRLPYSPADAPHFYVPANVHFIGTMNLADRSLAPLDYALRRRFAFVEMEPEFGPPLQELLAQHGVPAQVVQRLVARLTELNQAIADDPELGPEFRIGHSYFCQPPAQPTEAEQWLTLILEQEIAPLLDDYWLDQPAKAAAHKKKLLRK from the coding sequence ATGCCAGCTCCTCCCTTCGACCCCACCCACCTCACCCGCGACCATGTGCTGCGCGCCCTGCGCCAGCTAGACCGTGAGGGCCCGCGCATGCCGCTCAGCACCGTCTACGACCTGGTGTATAAGGGCCGGCGCTACGCCCCGCGCACGGTGGCCCGCGCCGCCTGGCGCCTGGCGCTGCATGAGCCCGAAGCCGTCTGGCCATTGGCGGCCGGGGGGCCTACCAACCGCGTGCTGGAGCAGCTCGATTTCACTATTGCCACCAAGCGGCCTACCCTCGAAAACTCCGCACTGGATGGCGACGTAGCGGCCCAGGAAGCCATGCAGGAGCTGTACGCGCCCCAATCAACCAAAGCCCCTACTGGCCCCGACAAAGCAGCTACTGCGGCAGCGGCCGAAACGCTGGCCCAGGAGCCCGCACTGGCCTACGAGCTTCCCGCGCCCGTACCGTACAGCCGCGAGCAGGCCCTACAGGAATTATTTATTACTGAGGATAAGCTGAATGCGGTGCTGGCGGCACTCAACCGCCGCCGCAACGTAGTGCTGCAGGGCCCACCCGGTACGGGCAAAACGTTTCTGGCGCGCCGCCTGGCCTGGCTGCAGCTGGGCCAGACGGATGCCCGCCGCGTGGAGCTGGTGCAGTTCCACCCCAGCTATAGCTACGAGGACTTTGTGCAGGGCTTCCGGCCGAATGCCCACGGCACATTTCAGCTTCAGGAAGGCATACTGCTGGATTTTTGCCGCCGCGCCGCCCAGGAGCCGGAGCGGCCGTATTTTCTGCTGATTGATGAGCTGAACCGCGGCAACCTGAGCCGGATATTTGGGGAGCTGTTGCTGCTCCTGGAAGCCGACAAGCGCGGCCCCGAGCACGCCGTGCGCCTGCCCTACTCCCCCGCCGATGCGCCTCATTTTTACGTGCCGGCCAATGTGCATTTCATCGGGACCATGAACCTGGCCGACCGCAGCCTGGCGCCCCTGGATTATGCCCTGCGTCGCCGCTTTGCGTTCGTGGAGATGGAGCCGGAGTTTGGGCCGCCGCTGCAGGAACTGCTGGCACAGCACGGAGTACCGGCCCAGGTTGTGCAGCGCCTTGTAGCGCGCCTCACGGAGCTTAACCAAGCCATTGCCGATGATCCGGAATTAGGCCCCGAGTTTCGCATCGGCCATAGTTACTTCTGCCAGCCGCCTGCCCAGCCCACCGAGGCAGAACAGTGGCTTACGCTGATTCTGGAACAGGAAATTGCGCCGCTCCTAGATGACTATTGGCTGGATCAGCCCGCAAAAGCCGCCGCCCACAAGAAGAAGCTGCTGCGGAAGTAA
- a CDS encoding sigma 54-interacting transcriptional regulator, which yields MHNQDDSLLLYLNDAIATTRSKEKLFRNITEKLRLIFPFDAITIITFDAEHQYRRVFLRDYLGEVLLPDGELQKPEHSPIKGSPVETFIKEPHLHLYDLQDMLSERAEFQPFRVLLERGMRYMAVVPLRTGGQLIGLMSLVARRRPEFSDSDADLLEKIGSLVAVAVTNTLAFEDIARREQQKTMQLALNNALLSIKERGELFRSIATEINRVAPFDYFGVRVRQPDSPVRSFAEFSKQPDGTFSPLDENRYDDLPQSEKSKLAAIELFAHPSVYVGADFENLAQRYDILRYIREQRGTQSILCTPLDVGNEQTAALILASHQPMAFTAATLELIQSLVPQIRLAIQNVFAFEQIDALRTQLERERTYLIDEINTTAAARLDDFVGGSAVMQQVYTRLAQVAPTDTTVLIQGETGTGKELVARALHNLSPRAERALIKLNCAALPAQLIESELFGHEKGAFTGAHDRRIGKFELADGGTIFLDEVGELPLDLQAKLLRVLQEKEFERIGGRRVIQADVRVIAATNRVLEDEVAAGRFRADLYYRLNVFPLLVPPLRERPEDIEPLMRHFLERFTKQMGKPVRGLRERDLRSMQQYSWPGNVRELEHVLEQAVIVSQGPFLEFAGFSAVAQAAQASQATPEVGGPIKTLKDQERDHILAALRRTGGRVSGPTGAAILLDINPKTLEARMKKLGIQRTITAG from the coding sequence ATGCACAACCAAGACGACTCCTTACTGCTTTATCTCAATGATGCCATTGCTACTACGCGCAGTAAGGAGAAGCTTTTTCGCAACATCACGGAGAAGTTGCGGCTGATATTTCCCTTTGATGCCATCACTATCATCACCTTCGATGCCGAACACCAGTACCGCCGGGTATTTCTGCGCGATTATTTAGGCGAGGTTCTTTTGCCCGATGGCGAGTTGCAGAAGCCTGAGCATTCCCCAATCAAAGGCTCTCCGGTTGAAACCTTCATTAAAGAGCCGCACCTGCACCTCTACGATCTGCAGGATATGCTATCGGAGCGCGCAGAATTTCAACCATTTCGCGTGTTACTAGAGCGCGGCATGCGGTACATGGCGGTGGTTCCCCTTCGTACGGGTGGCCAACTGATCGGGCTGATGTCATTGGTGGCCCGGCGCCGGCCAGAGTTTTCCGATAGCGACGCCGATCTACTGGAAAAAATCGGTAGTCTAGTGGCAGTAGCTGTCACAAACACCTTGGCGTTCGAGGATATTGCGCGGCGGGAGCAGCAGAAAACCATGCAGTTGGCGCTCAATAATGCGCTACTAAGTATTAAAGAACGGGGCGAGCTGTTTCGGAGCATTGCAACGGAAATTAACCGCGTGGCTCCCTTCGATTACTTCGGGGTGCGGGTGCGGCAGCCCGACTCGCCGGTTCGCTCCTTCGCCGAGTTCAGCAAGCAGCCTGACGGCACGTTTAGTCCGCTGGATGAGAACCGCTACGACGACCTGCCGCAGTCGGAGAAGAGCAAGTTGGCGGCCATTGAGCTGTTTGCCCATCCCAGCGTGTACGTAGGAGCCGATTTTGAGAATCTGGCCCAGCGCTACGACATCCTGCGTTATATCCGGGAGCAGCGCGGCACCCAGTCGATTTTGTGCACGCCACTTGATGTAGGCAACGAACAAACCGCCGCGCTGATTCTGGCCAGCCATCAGCCCATGGCGTTTACAGCCGCCACCCTGGAGCTGATCCAGAGCCTGGTTCCGCAGATTCGGCTGGCCATCCAAAACGTGTTTGCCTTCGAGCAGATTGACGCCCTGCGCACCCAACTGGAGCGGGAGCGGACCTACCTCATCGACGAAATCAATACCACTGCTGCGGCCCGCCTCGATGACTTTGTGGGCGGCAGCGCCGTGATGCAGCAGGTGTACACCCGCCTAGCCCAGGTAGCTCCCACCGATACCACCGTGCTCATTCAGGGCGAAACCGGAACGGGCAAAGAGCTGGTGGCCCGCGCTCTGCATAATCTTTCACCGCGCGCCGAGCGGGCGCTGATTAAGCTGAACTGCGCTGCGCTGCCCGCTCAACTCATCGAGAGTGAGTTGTTTGGGCATGAGAAAGGCGCCTTTACCGGGGCGCATGATCGGCGCATCGGCAAGTTTGAGCTGGCTGATGGCGGCACCATTTTTCTGGACGAAGTAGGCGAACTGCCCCTGGACTTACAGGCCAAGCTGCTGCGGGTGCTGCAGGAAAAGGAATTCGAGCGCATTGGCGGTCGGCGCGTCATTCAGGCCGATGTGCGCGTAATTGCGGCTACCAACCGAGTGCTGGAAGACGAGGTAGCGGCCGGCCGCTTCCGGGCCGATTTGTATTACCGCCTCAATGTATTTCCCCTGCTGGTGCCCCCGCTCCGAGAGCGGCCCGAAGATATTGAGCCTCTCATGCGCCACTTCCTGGAGCGTTTCACCAAGCAGATGGGCAAGCCCGTACGTGGCCTACGCGAGCGGGATTTGCGCTCTATGCAGCAGTATAGCTGGCCGGGCAATGTGCGCGAGCTGGAACACGTGCTGGAGCAGGCCGTTATCGTGAGCCAGGGCCCGTTTCTGGAGTTTGCGGGGTTCTCGGCCGTGGCACAAGCGGCGCAGGCCAGTCAGGCGACACCGGAAGTGGGTGGGCCCATCAAAACGCTGAAAGACCAGGAGCGCGACCATATTCTGGCGGCCCTGCGGCGCACTGGCGGCCGGGTAAGCGGGCCTACTGGGGCCGCTATCTTGCTCGATATCAATCCCAAGACCCTGGAGGCCCGCATGAAGAAGCTCGGGATTCAGCGCACCATCACGGCGGGGTAA
- a CDS encoding TolC family protein, producing MLSRPQYATPFLVTLGLLVGSAAHAQVPISAATGGDSLSLETTIRSVLDANPAINALQEEVNQAQSRLDQSRTSLRPIVDGTVSFTRVDPVVKIPLAGETFQLAPANNYDGHVTARYTLLDFGRANAAIEAARSRSLTAADNINVTRRDLAYAAAQTYYGILFAREAIRVQDAQIVSLRQHQREMEKRVEGGVSTQFDVTTTQVRIAQAQDRKIDLQNQLRNQEIQLARLLHRPEGEAAVVRGRFEYQPQAVNVQEALAKGSENRPEVKLAKDAEQTATALLRVAEVGNKPSLGLLAQAGGKNGYIVPNLERVRFNTVAGAQLSIPIYDAGRNKLQRLEAQSAIKGAQARSQDTQEQVRADVLQAVNNMQTSTARYDNSQVQITQASDALTRAKARYRYGVGSNLDVLDAETQLAQSRLSRLQSIYNYTLGQYQLRRATGEQIW from the coding sequence ATGCTTTCCCGACCACAATACGCTACACCATTTCTGGTAACTCTTGGGTTGCTGGTGGGTAGTGCTGCACACGCTCAGGTGCCGATTTCCGCTGCGACAGGTGGTGACTCCTTGTCGCTGGAAACCACCATCCGCTCGGTGTTGGATGCCAACCCGGCCATCAATGCCCTCCAAGAAGAAGTAAACCAGGCGCAAAGCCGCCTCGATCAGAGCCGCACGTCGTTGCGCCCCATCGTAGACGGTACGGTGAGTTTCACGCGGGTTGACCCCGTAGTGAAGATTCCGCTGGCGGGCGAAACGTTTCAGCTGGCTCCCGCTAACAACTACGATGGCCACGTAACGGCGCGCTATACGCTGCTGGACTTTGGGCGTGCCAACGCGGCCATTGAAGCAGCCCGCAGCCGCAGCCTCACAGCCGCCGACAATATCAACGTAACCCGCCGCGACCTGGCCTACGCCGCCGCGCAAACTTACTACGGCATCCTGTTTGCCCGGGAAGCTATTCGGGTGCAGGATGCCCAGATTGTATCGTTGCGCCAGCACCAGCGCGAAATGGAAAAGCGCGTAGAAGGCGGCGTGAGCACGCAATTCGACGTGACGACCACGCAAGTGCGCATTGCCCAGGCTCAGGACCGCAAAATAGACCTCCAGAACCAGCTCCGTAACCAGGAAATTCAGCTGGCGCGCCTGTTGCACCGCCCCGAGGGCGAAGCCGCAGTTGTGCGCGGCCGCTTCGAGTACCAGCCCCAGGCCGTGAACGTGCAGGAAGCCCTCGCGAAAGGCTCGGAAAACCGGCCCGAAGTGAAGCTGGCTAAAGATGCCGAGCAGACCGCCACGGCGCTGCTGCGGGTGGCCGAAGTTGGCAATAAACCTTCGCTAGGCCTATTAGCGCAGGCGGGTGGCAAAAACGGCTATATCGTACCTAATCTGGAGCGCGTGCGCTTCAATACGGTAGCCGGCGCACAGCTCTCCATCCCGATTTACGATGCTGGCCGCAACAAGCTGCAGCGCCTGGAGGCCCAATCGGCTATTAAAGGTGCTCAGGCCCGCTCGCAGGACACCCAGGAGCAAGTGCGCGCCGATGTGTTGCAGGCAGTAAACAACATGCAGACCAGCACTGCCCGCTACGACAACTCGCAGGTGCAGATTACGCAGGCTTCCGACGCGCTTACCCGCGCCAAGGCCCGCTACCGCTATGGCGTAGGCTCTAACCTCGATGTGCTGGATGCCGAAACGCAGCTGGCCCAGTCGCGCCTCTCGCGCCTGCAGTCCATCTATAACTATACGCTAGGCCAGTACCAGCTCCGCCGGGCCACTGGCGAGCAAATCTGGTAG
- a CDS encoding universal stress protein: MILSTILCPIDFSEATEPLVAYAAALAAGTGAELRILHVLEPQPTLNGPSDLDLAQKLAHYHAAATQAGATVSTAIVPGADAATEIVADAKRLSADMIVIGAHGRTGLKRFLMGNTAEVVVRTAPCVTLLVKSPPAPVSYRESA, from the coding sequence ATGATTCTTTCCACCATTTTGTGTCCTATTGACTTCTCGGAAGCGACGGAGCCATTGGTGGCCTACGCGGCGGCTTTGGCGGCAGGTACGGGCGCTGAGTTGCGCATTCTGCACGTGCTGGAACCTCAGCCCACCCTGAACGGACCCTCTGATCTGGATTTGGCTCAGAAGTTGGCGCATTACCATGCGGCCGCCACGCAGGCCGGCGCTACGGTCAGCACGGCTATTGTGCCGGGCGCCGATGCCGCCACCGAAATTGTGGCCGATGCCAAGCGCCTGTCGGCCGACATGATTGTTATTGGGGCGCACGGCCGCACCGGCCTGAAGCGCTTCCTGATGGGCAACACTGCCGAAGTAGTAGTTCGCACGGCTCCGTGCGTGACACTGCTGGTGAAGTCGCCGCCGGCGCCCGTATCGTACCGCGAATCGGCCTAG